GAGGTTCTCATGTCttaaattactaaataaataatttaacaatcGCATGttctacatatttttcatttaatcacaagttttttatgcaatatttgcCTAAATTGCAATAACACAGCAGTACTGTAGTGTACACTTGATTATTTGTACATTAAATGAcaattttctgaattaaaagaataataattggATTGCAAAGGTTCTAAataagagttttgttttgtttttcttgccgAATTTGAAATAGATGAAACCAAAACTTGAATTCAgagttaaacatatttattttctttttttttattatcattattaatgcaaaatgtaaatatttttgcacatttttggcTTACTTATGTCTCTGCGTGTGGTGTTCTTCcagaaaaataccttttttgATCCACTtagtgattaattgattactaaattaactgacagttatttcaatatttgattaatcaaaGTCCTAATCTTAGTCTACATGCAAAATATGTGGAGCAAAAACCCATAAAGAAATTAACTCTTAACATACCATCTTTATGGTATTgtacggtggtggcagcatcatgcggTGTGGATTCTTCTGTTCAGCTGAAACAGTGATACTGGTTAGATTTGATGTGAACTGGAAGAGAATATATTggttcagaaaacagaaacaagacaaaacgtGGAAATGTTCCAGGGGTGCACATACTTTCAGAAAGCACCTAAGGAACTAAACTTACTGCAAGCTGGAAAGATGCATTAAAATCCCCAAATGTTGCTTTTAGATGTCTGAATACATGATGCTATGCATTAGAACTGTACCTGCTCACACTGAGCACCTCAATGGCTGCATTTACGGCGGCAGATGTCTCTGTAACCACAGCAACCGCACAAGGTACTGGCTGAGGTTACTCCAGTTTAATTTGCTTCTTGTCCTTGGTCGTGTTAGTTAGCGAGGGGCTACGTGTGTGCGCAGCAGCAATACAAGctgctggttttttttgtttgtttccacagGTGGCCCCACAGGGTTTAGCGCCTTTTTCCAATCACCACCCTGTCAGTTCTGCACAACTATGTTAGCTATGCGCTAAAACAGCAGACTTGCTGCCAGACTTCCAGCCTGTCGGATGCATCTGGTTTGTTTCACATCTGTATGTGagataaagcaaaaatgtgatCTGAAAGACgagtatttaaaagaaaagcctCATCCTGAAGAACATCGGAGTTTGAATATTGCATGAAGAGACTCTGGTTTGTTTCCGACATTAGGTGGAGCTTCTTGTCCCCGCCGCTGTGGAAAACAGCGGCTCCTAATGAGGGCCACGGTGGAAGTTTGGTTACCTAGCATCTGTTTTCTCTTGTGTGGTTAGTTGTGCACAACAGGATTGTGTTGCTGAgaggaaaatgtgtggaaaaggACTGAGTGGGGGGGTTAGAGTCCTCGTCACCCTTCCAGATTTAGAGATCCTGCGGGAGAACAATGACAGGAGCTAATTACGCTGCAACGGTCACCAGGTTGCACTCCGTGTCGTCAGTGGGATTGCCTCTTATCTTCCCAGCTGGCAGAAAGATGACTTAAAACTAGTTTATGAGGCAGCGCTGCATACTTCAGCATTCTACATGTTTTTCCACTCATGTTGTGCTgcactcaaaatgttttaatagagTAATCTGGAGTTTAACATGCAGACATATTCACAGAAATCCATTCGGATGCGTCAGGACCTCACGCTCTGCACCCGGCGGCTTCAATATGCAACTCCTTTATGTGGCCTGATGAAACATTCAAATCGTGGTAAAATGTCAGCCGACTCCACAGCTTTACCCTTTGGTTGGAAGgtctttatttttccactgattTGTCCAAGACTGAGAGAAAAAAGGCTCAATgcagtctggttctgattgttGGTAATGTCAGTGATGGCTGATGTGTTCAAGTTGGGACAATTtaggaaaatttattttaactgctgctaaaaaaaaatacagaacttGTTTGCAAATTTGAATCCATAATGTGAATTGGCAAATGTTTGATAATAAGTGTGGatctgttaaaagaaaattagctaTAAATTTAAAAGTCTCAACCGCACTGTGTGCTTTTGGAGTTTATGAATGCCTTCATttaacattacaaacacaggataacaaattttttaaatcttatacATCCCTACTGACCTGCTGGTAAAACGGTTAGCCATTAGCTTGTTGTTCCTACTCCCATTTCtagcttttaaaaacagtaattttgtCAAATACTGTGTATAAACTGAAGTGTTATTGTGTTTGCATAACTGGTGCAGAATAACTTTCTTATCCTGGAATTTTGGTTCCTGCTTTTTGCCATTGTTGATGCATGTTAGCATCTGTAGTGTTCAAACTGTTTGTTAGCCTTATAACAAACTACTTCATTGATTAcataataactttatttattgtgaagTTAGCACAAAGGAGTGTTGGTGAAATGCTAAATATCTGTTTTAAGATACATTTGTGATCTATTCATTAGCATTTGCTAACTTTCAGGTTAGCATTGACAAAATGTTAGAAAGCCAAGatggatttttgttgttttatttcttgtttgctggtttgtttttctcccttgGGCTTATTGCGTTTGTAATATTAAAATGGCTAAAACACTCAAGTTTTAGGAGTGATGATGATAAAGCCAATAGTTAGCCAAAAATGTCCTATTAGGTACGAGATCTGTTCTTTAGAAAGGTCCAGTAACGATggcaacataaataaattgatgTCAAGTCCAGGTTAAACACAAGAAGtggaagcaaaaacagaatatcCATGTTTTTGCACACATCAGCTTTATTTGAAAGGCCTGGAAGCGTTGTTTGAAACGGTGTCTCCCCTTATCCCATTGTTTGGATTAGGGACCGTATCACTCCCAGAAtgcagaagtttgtttttctgcatttgatgGAGTTTTCCTGCCGTTTCCTCACAGCaatattcaggaaaaaaaaaagatcccagGGGAATCTTGagttaccaaaaacaaaattcccAGGATTCTTGGCAGcttggtgcctgtggtcatctcTTGTTGTCATGTGATCTCGACCCACCTTAACTTCTCGGCCCGTCCCTGCCCTTCTcgctcttcctctccagaaatgtttcagtctgGCTGAGGGATGGGCGTCTCCCTACACatggttttaatttaacaaagacATTTCCTCACTCCAAACTTCTCAGTTTCTATAcctcttttcttatttttttatctggtactcagcacatttttgtactaatgcactatttgtttttctccttgttGCTATGGATTATGGCTAAATTGTAGTTATGTCATAGTGTCAAGCTTTTACGCAGAGATTTCGCCCTGTGTGTAcacatttttgcagattttgttaaagcctttaaatgttttaagacCACAACATCTAAACTACTCATAATCTAAAGAATATTTGAGAAATGactaatcagattttttgttttaagttttgtgACGTCCTTGTGTTTCAGGATCTCCGTACTACGACAATGTGAGGCCCCTGTCCTACCCAGACTCAGACGCAGTCCTCATCTGTTTTGACATCAGCCGGCCCGAAACCCTCGACAGCGTATTAAAAAAGGTACGCCGCTGCTTTCCAGATTCAAAAACTTAACCTGAATAGTCTGGGTGTAATAAATCAGTCTTATGATGAGGCTCAACAAAACCAAATGTCTGCATTCACAAGGCATTACTTCACATCATGAGATCAGATGTGGCTACAAATAAAGACAAGGTGAAGTCTCCCAAGAGATTCAAGTGTTGCTTAAACACCAGCGGCTCTGAAGAGGTTGCTTAGTGGTCAACCTCTGACTTTTGTTCCTGCTGACTACCATATGTCGTCTGGTCCGATCCTCAAGAAAGCAACTTTGTCCGTTCTGGTCTGGTGCAAAGCCagtcacatttttctaaaattgttaaCATTACACGACAAAACCGAGACACAGCTTGATGCTTCCCAGTCATCTGTGCGCTTCCACTGATGGCAAGCTCATTTTGAATAATTGAGGTCACGCGTCAAGGTCCGCCAGTGTTCCACGTCTTGTTTATTTGGCTTAAAGTAAGAATGTGGAATGTAATCCCCCCCTGAGGGGATGAAAACCGACATGCAAAACCTCAGTTCTCAGTGCTAGTTTAGGGTCTAAAAATGCAGATTAAAATCTCTGATCTCAacatacaaataacatttaaaaagaaaaaaacaatttatggGACTTGTCAGATGTTGTACCTCAAGATTTCAGCATTTAGTTATGTGAAGGTTGCATTGTGTAAAACAACTTCCTCTTCACGTGTTAATGAACTTGATCCCCTGACCTCTGGTCAGTCGGCCCTGAGGCACAATAGCCCCAGATTACGACCCAAACCGATCAGAGCATTTATTGTTCAGGAGGAAACCTGGGGATTATTTTCTGTTCCAAGGTTCAAAGCATTGGGGATCCAGGAAGTGCCGGTTTTAACCTTTGTACCAGAGAGACCAGGTGACTGTGGGGCTTGAACTCGTGGGATTTCTATTCAGGACGTTCTGGCCTGCATGAGCAAAGGCGTTTTTATACTTAGGTTGACCACAGTTGTGGTTAAATCATCAGTTTTAAACTTGAGACGACAGAGGAAATCGGTCAATTGATTAAAATACTCTATGATCTCAGAGTGTTTTTCTTCTACAGTGGAAAGGGGAGATCCAGGAGTTTTGTCCCAACACGAAGATGCTGTTAGTTGGCTGCAAGTCGGACCTGCGCACCGACCTCGGTACCCTAGTAGAACTGTCCAACCATCGACAAAACCCAGTTTCCTATGACCAGGTATTCAGCGCTTTATTATCTTTCCTACTCCTGCACTAGATGGAAACGATACAGGAGTTTTTATCAGCCTTTCTGCCATATTTgatcattaaatattaataataatagaattaGAGGTTATGTCACACAGTGTGAGAGAGACAGAGCAGTCTTTGGTACACAGCTCTGCAGTTTAACAGAATATTACTGTTACTTGAAAAGGCAGAGAAAGTTATTTCAGAATTGACACTACTAGCATTTTGTGTGGTTAGCATTGCTAGCAAGTAGCTTAGCTTTCACATTCTGGGAGAGATCATgcttaaaccttttttcttcccAGGGCTCCAACATGGCCAAGCAGATCTCAGCGCCTTACATCGAGTGTTCGGCCCAGCAGTCGGAAAACAGCGTCAGGGACATTTTCCACGTAGCCACGCTGGCCTGCATCAACAAGAACAGCAAAAACGCCAAACGAAGCAAGACTGTGCGCGCCAACAAGAGGATTTCACACATGCCCAGTCGGCCTGACCTGGCAGCCGTCTCCACGGATCTCCGGAAGGACAAAGCCAAAAGTTGCTCGGTCATGTGACTTGTCAGACTGCGGTGGGAGGGGGGTATCAGACTAAAGAAAACGAGGACAGCGCATTAGTGCAAGCAGGGAGCTTAGGGGCAAAGCCCTGTCCTGCATGCTAAAAAAACCCTTATTTGTCTCGAAAGGGTTTTTTTATAAGCTTCAATTCGTATAAGTGTTACTGGAATATTCTGCTCCAATGAGAACTCGTTGAGTAATTGCGTCCCAGTCGATGTACCCCCACCTCAGCTACCACCAGTCCCACCAGAGGAGGAAGCTATCAGTCAGCTGGCTATCAGTTCTGGGAGGAGACCCGCTTCCTCTGAGGACAAAGCGGATGCAGTCAAGGCTTTCCTCACCAACAGGAAATGAGCAGGAGGAGTGATGTCATTAAGAGACCATCACATTTAAAGGGTTTTAGAACACGCAATCTTTTGAGCGGGAGCCAAAGCTACGGCAAGCTGTGGCCTAtgaaggtataaaaaaaaagtgcaggtTCAAAGACTTATTTAAGGCTTTCAACTCATCACTGTGGTTTGGAACTGATTCACTTTTACCTCTGCTCCTGTTATTGTCGGTGTGTGTGCAGAGGAGTCCCTGTTTCTGATACTGTTGTTGGTTAAATGTGAAGTTGTTGGTGTGCAACTGCATCTTTGTTTCTACTCTGATTCTGTTGGTTTCATCCTCACTCTTCCGATGGTTGCATTCAGTCGCCTCAACCAACAGTTTCTGAAGTAAGATTGAAGGTTTTAAACCTTCAAACCATTGGTTCACCACTATGTAGCAAGATGAAACTGAAAGTATTGTGCAAAAATCTCAACGTCCTGGAGTTTAGCTTACCCCCCACAGGTTCTACATGTCATTCTAGAAGGAGGTAGAGGTTCAAAACGTTTAAATTGCTAATGTGTTCAAAGTGTTTATAACCAGCAAATCTCTAACTGTAAAATCCAAACTGTTCCAGGCTGAAATTTGTAAGCAGTGAAGTTTTCTTAGCGTTTTAGTCATTAAGCTAATGTGTTTTAACTCACTCATTAGCTAATCTAGGCTAAATGACAATATGGCTGCTGCAGCTAACAGTCTGCCGAGTTGGTTAGCATcttatttcagattattttcccAGTATAATCTACTTGACCATtgctcaaaattaaaatattcttgtCTGTATATTTGAATCTAGAACTGCGTTATCTAATTAGCTCATTTGATTTTACTCCAAActcaaattcaaacaaaaaaactaaaagccaAAATGGAGGAAGGAGTTGTAGCAATGTGGATGTGTTGAACCACTGAACCttaatccaaaaatataaaGGTGAACCCAACAATTCTTGAGTGGTAAAAGTCCATTAGCATGTTTACCAATGAGCTAATTAGCTAGTTAGCTAACTTGTTAGCTACAATTGAATTTCAGCAAACTGTACATGTGTCGGAGGGATTCCTCTAAATGGCATAATGCAAATAATGGCTCCTGATTACAACTGATAGGATTTTGGGAATGTTAGCCGTTAGCTAGCATCTGCCAACTTTGATCAATTAGACACTGTGAGTTAAGTtatctttattttgaatatattttgcAATATGTTTCACTTGGAACTAGGAAGGCTAAACTGTTTCCAGGCTGTAACAACCTGTTAGCCTTTAAGCTAATTAGCTGGTTGGCTCACTCATTAGCTAACTAGTCCATTTCAGCAGTTCTCCACTTTAAGTGTATAGCCAAATTTGTCGGTATGTTAGCTGCCTAGCTAACATTTATTAGCTGGTATAATTTCCTACTCGTACATGACTCAAATAATTAgataatttgtacttttttgtttgaatggtctgaaatatttactgtttaaGTAAATATCAATCATTATTAAAGGTATTGATGCACTTTTAATTGAAGTCACTGCcataaaagcttttttcatCAGTGCTGTCTCATTCTGCAGCATTTTGCCCAAACTCTTATCCTCATGTTCCAACCTGTCCTATCTGTGTACGCTCATGTTTTCTTGAATGTTCAAATGtcttcaaaatgtcttttgcCAATGTTGTTGCCACGATATTTattgaattatatattttcccttttagaataaataaaatgaattaaaatgctctctgttctgtttatttggaaGTAGCCGAAATGGTAACGAACTTGTCTAGATTTGTGGCGTTTTCCTGTCAACAGATGTATATAAGTTGCATTCACTTTTCTTGTATATGTATGTAGTAGAAAGTGTTGCATAATGAAAAAATTTCATCTGTGTCCAGTGGATTTGACGCTGAGAGAGACAAGCCTAtctctttttattgttctgtttatttcaaatgatttcatttagaacaagctgtttaaaaactaaacgCCAAGCTTTGACTTGAATTCATGGCAAAGCTAGATTGGCTGTAAATCAGATAGCATATCAAATCTGAAGCAAAGTACTTAAATTAGTTTGTACAGCACTGTATTTTGCTCGTCAGTGTCAACATAAACCTCTTCGGACTGACAACTGTTTCCTTTCAGAAAAACAAGCTGAACTTTAGTCCTTGATGGTTGAGACATCACCGTGAAAAGCAGGTTTTGTCGCTGCTGCTTGGAACAAACAGTCCTCTGTGAGTGAGACTGAATAGTCTTGTCTACTTATAAGGCTAAAGTATCACTAAACGCAGACGGTTTTGTACGAGTCCTGGTAAATTCCCTGGGGCTACCGAGCATGGAAACTGCTTTTGCTCACGCAGCAATCCTATAAATCACTCAGTGACTTCATCACATCTATAAGGAGTGAGATGCATTGGCTTGTCAGTGGCAGGAAAACAGGTCTGTCAGGTGAAAAATAAACGTGGGTGATAAAAGACGCACAACTGTTCACCTTATGACGGCAAGCATGAAGCATTTTTCCAGGTAATTTGCTCTAGGTTGAGATTCTAGTAAagttttttctacttttcaaaggGATGTAATTCTACTGAACTGACCTTGGTACAGCTTAAAGAAAAAGAGTACTATTGGGAGAAATATGCC
The genomic region above belongs to Xiphophorus maculatus strain JP 163 A chromosome 24, X_maculatus-5.0-male, whole genome shotgun sequence and contains:
- the rnd3 gene encoding rho-related GTP-binding protein RhoE, whose protein sequence is MAFTGTEKGGDSRGDRDSSTGSRPLYVSTVRTGLVFGPARSMKERRPCQKSSLKSGMDPSQSVKCKIVVVGDSQCGKTALLHVFAKDCFPESYVPTVFENYTASFEIETQRIELSLWDTSGSPYYDNVRPLSYPDSDAVLICFDISRPETLDSVLKKWKGEIQEFCPNTKMLLVGCKSDLRTDLGTLVELSNHRQNPVSYDQGSNMAKQISAPYIECSAQQSENSVRDIFHVATLACINKNSKNAKRSKTVRANKRISHMPSRPDLAAVSTDLRKDKAKSCSVM